The Dasypus novemcinctus isolate mDasNov1 chromosome 2, mDasNov1.1.hap2, whole genome shotgun sequence genome contains the following window.
GTGACCTGCCATAGCCACTATCACCTgagtgatcttggacaagttgcTCTCTGGAATTCaacttcctcatctgtcaaatgaagGGACTGGACTGGACAAGGGCCACAGTTCTTTCTAGGCTTTTCTGGAATGTGAATTTTCTGGAATGTGAATATTTGTCTTTGTGTTGGATGTTCTGTTTATTTTAACTAAGCAAGCTGAATGCTAATGGTGAGGatttttcatttgcaaaatgtgaataattttattttttattataaaagtgatTCATCCTTGGTATGAATCAAAAACAGTGTAGATGTGTATAAAGCAAAAAGTAAAATCTCTTTCCTTAGCCCCCATAATCATCACTCAGCACTCAGGCTTTTTGCTCTACTCTCTCCACAGAAAAGGCTATTCATGTTCCCATCAGCCATCTTTCCTGAGGGAGTGGTTAAAACTTAAGTAAATCTTTGCTGTATTTTGATGCTTCTAACAATTGGTAAAATACAAGAGAATCactttcagatttttttcccctctctaaAGTCCAAATTCAGATCTTACAGCCCAATTTATAAATCCTCGTGCAAAAGTTAACTTTCAGTATTTAAGAGAAATAACTTATACTATGATTAGTATAAGTACAAATTGCAAGGGATagatggaaaaaataatgaaaacatagtGGGTGGGGAGGATATGTAGCTCCAGcgattgagcacctacttcctagttttgatctctggtacctccccaaaacaacaacaaaaaaacaacaaaattaacgAAAAAAACAACTTGGGGTAACCCTGATGTAGCTCAGcagctgagcactggcttctgacatacaaggtcctgggttcaatcactaaCCCCggtacctttaaaaataaaaataaaaaaaggtgggTGATGGGTGATCTTGGAAGGTTTTTGAACAGGAAAGTAACATAATATTGGCTTAGGAATTGGCCAAGAGGTATATCAGGTGGGACAGTGGGGGAAGACAAGCATCTACCCAGATGAATGATAAATGGAGCCAGGGTTTAGCAGGGGgcattggaaggaaaacaggcaaTATGTTATAGAAACAGACTCAGTAGAGCAGGGGTCAAAGATTCAGTCAGACTGGGGTTCAATCCCACTCTGCCTCTTAGCAGTTGTGTCTTCTGAAGACATTACTTAAATCCCCCAAGCCTGTCTCTTCATCTGCAATGGGCACAATAGCACCAGTGTCATGCATTGCTGTGTGGCATACAATCTTTATTGTAAAGGATTTAGCACAGTGCTGGCACATGGAGAATGCTCAGAAAATAAATATCACTAACTGGAATTGGAGTTAGGAAGGAAACAGTGTCAGCTCTAGTGACTCAGTAACAGGGAAGCAGAGCTATCAGGAGGCAGTATACTACAGTAGGTTACATGGCTTCTGGAAGCAGAATGATTAGATTTGGATCCCAGCTCTACTACTTACAAGCTGCAATCTTGTACAAGCTACTTAGCCCTTCTCTATCCTTAACTGTGTGATGAACATGGTATTGTTATCTCCCCAAGAAGCTGCTGTGAGAATAAACTGAAATCATCCACGTCAAGTGTGTAGAATGTGCTTGTAGTAGCACATGTTCTAGTAGATGCCCAGTAAGTATTAGTTACTAGGGAGGGGTGAAGCTGGGGAGTGGAATAAATTTGCCCCTTCCATTTGTAGTAGCAGGTTATGCAGAGGATTGGACTTGAAGGACTGGACTTGGGTAGAATATTCGAGGCTGGAGATATTTATAAGTCACTGTCATAGAGATGATTATTGCAGTTCTACAAGTAGCTGAATCAAGAGTGTAGAAAGAAACCTGAAGAAACAATCAGACAAATCCAGAATATAGGACACTCTATAAGATAGATGACCTGGGCTCTTTAAAAAAAGTGTCATGGAAAAAGAATAGTAAGGGGACTATGCTAGACTTAAAGACATGAGTTATAAACAAGAGTATGAAGCTTGGttatatcatttttaaagaaacaaaaaacaaaaacaaccaaaagacAGTCTTGGGACCACTGAGGAATCTTTATCAAGACTATATTACAAGCTTTTAGAGAATTGTTTATATTCTTAATTGTACTATAATTGTACtgtgattataaaaataatgcctTTATTCTTAGGAGATACAAGCTGAATTACTTagggatatatgaaaaatatatgtgcACGTACCTATGGGGTAGAGGGAAGAAAAAGTAaacatggcaaaatgttaacacaTGTCCAGGCTAGGTAGAGGGTATATATGGGTTTTCATTGTACTAGCCTTTCAACCCTTCCTGGATGCTTagtatttttcacttaaaaaatgggaaaaatgaagcTGAGGAGAGATTATTTGGGTACTACTCTACACCAGGAAAAGGAATTCttgggaggaaaagaaaattttacttACCAATGGAAGAATTTCAAGAAGCAAAATGAAGGCTGAAAATAAGTCTTCATATTCAGTGACTGGGAGGTTGTGGTGGCTTCCTAAGTGTCCACTGTAGTGTAGAAATCTGATCAAGAAGTGAAGGATTAAGTAGAATGGGGAGGAAGACAGCAAGGACCACTCAACCCTTAGGTGATGTTCATTTGGAAGCATCTGGGAAGGCAGTCTTTTCAGTACAAGAGAGAATGAGCATTTCTGAAAAATAGtctggggaaagagagggaatGGGTAAAGTaataatggcagcagaggaatgaGATGAAAACATGAGAGGAAGAGATTGTTTGGGATAGGAGGGATGCTTTCTCCTTTGGCCCAGAAGCGAGGACTGTGAAGATACACACAGGAAGAAATGCTCTTCCCGGCACCAAAGGGAAGAAGTCTTGATGCTAGGAACGGGTCAGGAGGTGTGAGGCAGCAAAGTAGGGAAATTTACAACAGCTGCCATGGAGCCTGAAATGGCAGAGAGCATGGTTGAGGTGAGATAGAGTGAACCTGCTATTGGTTGGGCAGCATGGGGGTTGGGAGGTGTGATGGCAAGTGAAAAGAAGGGTCCTTCAGGATTGTACTGGGAAAGCAAGAAGGAAACAAGGGACTACAGATGATGAGAGTAAAGAGCAGCCCTGGAAACTAACGGTCCCTTTTTCAGAACTCCATGGGCAAAGACTATGcaataggaaatgagaaaaactTTTTTTGTGGATGGGGGTGGGTGGCTAAGACCCCAGACCCAAGCTTTATCCTCATTTTCATGCACCGTCCATCCTGTCTTGACCTGGCTGGTATACAAGCATATGGTGTGATAAGTCTGATATGTACAGAAGTTTCTGACCTTTAAAAGTCACCAGGTACAAGGTTCTGGGCCCTGAGTGATCATGGATTCCGGTGATCAGGGTGGGGTCTGGGCTGCTGGAGTTCTTATTCCCAAAGGCAGGCAGAGGAAAAGATTTCCACTTTACCTGTAAATGCCAATGCCCAATTAGATGCCTGGGGCTTACACTCCCAGATGTCCACAGGTGACCACCAAAGAGGAAGTGTTTGGGGCTCTGCTCTGGTTTCCCGgagtgcttctcaaacttaagCAAGCATCATCAGCGTCCCCGGGAGGGTTCCACATTTGGAGATTCTAATTGAGTAGGGTTGCAGTGGAGCCTGAGATGCTGCTCCAAAGATAGCTGCTGACGGTGCTGGTCCCTGGACCAGTTTGGGTAGCGCTGCTGCCAGCGGTGGAAGTTACTAAACTCTACAGGAGGATCTTCGTTACTGCGTAGCCGTCCCTCTCCCCGTCCTGTTCCTCTTTCAGTGCTGTCTGGTGCGGGGCTGCAGCCAAGGCCAAAGCGCACTCCCGGCGGCTCACTTCCCGCAGCCGCACCTGCAGGGCCTCCCTCTCGGCCTGCAGCTCCCGCCGCGCCTGGGCTACGGCGCGCTCCTCCTCCTGCAGGGCCCTGCGCCTGCGCTCCAGGGCGCGCTCGCCCTGCTCCACGGCCGCCTCGCGCCGCTCCAGCTCCCGCTCCCGCCGGCTGGCGCGGAAGGCCAGCGCGCCCATCTGCTCGAGCAGCAGCGCCCAGTCGCCCTCGGCGGCCGCGgctggggcggcggggggcggcgggccgggggcggcgggCGGCTCGCGGCGGGCGCCGCTCTTCTCCAGCTCCCGCCAGTGCGCGCCCTTCAGGTGCTTCCACAGCGCCAAGGTCCCCGCGTGGAAGCCCGGGCCCCGGCTCACCTGCTCCCCACACAGCCGGCAGGTGGCCCAGTGGCCCGACGGGTACCCCGGGCGCGCCGGTGCCAGGTGAAAATACCCCCAGGCCTCGGAGTATGGCGCCCCCAGACGGCCCGGAGGCGCCGGCGCCAGGCCCAGGAACGCGCCGCCCTGCGTTGCCGCATCGTCCTGCCCGCAGGTCTCCTCCATGCTCACGACCGGCTCCTCACACCTCATTCTTTCTGCAGCGTCTTCATACCGAGGGAGGGAAGCGAAAGCGGGGGATTACATATATATGCAAATTCAGTGACCATAGTTAACCTAGAAGGGAACCATGCCTCCCTCTTATTAGTATTGGTTTTTCGGgggaaaaaattgttttaatatttagttcttctttccTTATACTAGGAATTCTCGTCTAAATCAAATGGGTCCTCAGCTCACAAGTACTTATACTAAAAATGGGAAGCTTAGTTCTCTGAAATGAAGGACAAGCTAAATAAGTGCTGTTATCTGTGTGATAGTTTTAACTGGTCTTCTTGGcactcttaaagaaaaaatgtctattgTTTTTTCTCAGAATAAGAGCAGGattctcttttgtatttttttctgggtgttTCAGAGAAAACAATGGAAACCAGCAAGAAATAAAGCCTTGGGAATGAAACATTTGTTCCTTGAAGTTTAGAGGCTGCAGAGCCAATGGGCAACAGCCTTTTTAAAGAAGGTACAATGACTGTACTTCCCTCAAGATGAAAGGATCTTTTATGGTTATAAAACAATGTGCCTATGAAAAAACTGGCAGTACTAAAAATCATCAGAATGTTTCAAATTCATGTAAACTTGGAAAATAACATATAAAGTggctttctaaattttttaccTTTAAATTAGATGGAAGGTCATGTTCCGAGGGTTGTCACTGAGTCAGGACTTCCAACTGCAAGCTCACTGGGTAGAAACACTGCAGTATCACTCCTGAGCTCTGAAAAACCATCAGCAGGGCTATGAGTATATTCAGAGGACAGGCAGTGAGAAGCAGTCCAGTAAAAGAAAGTCAATTAAGCAGCCTTAAAGATAAATATTAGATATACTGACTAGCACTGTGTTCCTCTTGTGTTCATTTTTTCTGAGCCTATTATTGGTGCCAGagtcataaaataaaattagtttcCTTTATTGTTCATCCCAACTAAATGGCTCCCTCTATATATATCTGTAAGATACAAAACTCGGTCAATACTTTTAATTAAGtaagaaatataaaggaaagtAATAGCTTATCACTTTCTCCAACAAAAGACCCCTGTTAAAGGGATCCAAATGCTATGCAATAACTATCACTCCAAAGTCTTTTCTATCAGGAAAACAATTCACCACTGCAATAATCTATC
Protein-coding sequences here:
- the ZBED3 gene encoding zinc finger BED domain-containing protein 3 — its product is MRCEEPVVSMEETCGQDDAATQGGAFLGLAPAPPGRLGAPYSEAWGYFHLAPARPGYPSGHWATCRLCGEQVSRGPGFHAGTLALWKHLKGAHWRELEKSGARREPPAAPGPPPPAAPAAAAEGDWALLLEQMGALAFRASRRERELERREAAVEQGERALERRRRALQEEERAVAQARRELQAEREALQVRLREVSRRECALALAAAPHQTALKEEQDGERDGYAVTKILL